One Oscillatoria sp. FACHB-1406 DNA window includes the following coding sequences:
- a CDS encoding ABC transporter substrate-binding protein, protein MTQRNETPALILALLITLALLGGGFWLFKNQFATGGGRESNNSILNRGNGSATSERQSLGEKILLAADTTPQKQAGVEALAKGDVEGAIAQFQASLKAKANDPETLIYLNNAKATNRNPFKIAVSVPIGGNLDIAKEILRGVAQAQNEINQAGGINNSLLQVEITNDDNKPEIAAELARAFVKDEKILAVVGHNSSNASLAAAPEYEKGKLVMISPTSDAKALAEAGDYIFRTIPSIRFQADSLSRYAVKQGNLRNIAICIDSQAQYSSSLKEEFTSAMFADGGRIAPTNCDFAAPDFNPSTIMSKAISNGADGLLLVPSVNRLNVAIALAKENQRRLALFGSSALYTFETLKQGQANANGMVLAVPWNPEAFPGNPFTERATRLWGGQVNWRSALAYDAMQAIIAGLKQGGTSREGLKNAIASPDFSAQGATGAIQFLPSGDRNGAAILVEVKPGSKSGTGYDFVPLPPS, encoded by the coding sequence ATGACTCAAAGAAATGAAACGCCAGCTTTAATCCTTGCCCTTTTAATCACGCTTGCTCTCCTCGGCGGTGGATTTTGGCTGTTTAAAAATCAGTTTGCGACTGGGGGGGGCAGAGAGAGTAACAACTCTATTCTTAACAGAGGAAATGGCTCTGCTACGAGCGAGCGGCAGAGTTTAGGCGAGAAGATTTTGCTGGCTGCCGATACAACACCGCAGAAGCAAGCGGGGGTGGAAGCGCTGGCGAAGGGCGATGTTGAGGGCGCGATCGCACAATTCCAGGCCTCCCTCAAAGCCAAAGCCAACGACCCGGAAACCTTAATCTACCTCAATAATGCCAAAGCCACCAACCGCAATCCCTTTAAAATTGCCGTTTCGGTTCCCATTGGCGGCAATCTCGACATTGCCAAAGAAATCCTGCGCGGCGTTGCCCAAGCCCAAAACGAAATCAATCAGGCGGGCGGAATTAATAATAGTCTGTTGCAAGTCGAAATTACCAACGACGACAATAAGCCAGAAATAGCCGCAGAACTCGCGCGCGCGTTCGTTAAGGATGAGAAAATTTTAGCTGTTGTCGGTCACAACTCCAGCAACGCTTCCCTCGCCGCTGCCCCAGAATACGAAAAAGGGAAACTGGTTATGATTTCTCCAACCAGCGATGCGAAAGCCCTTGCCGAAGCTGGCGATTACATCTTTCGGACTATTCCCAGCATCCGCTTTCAAGCTGACTCCCTATCTCGCTACGCCGTCAAACAGGGCAACCTTCGCAATATCGCCATCTGTATCGATTCGCAGGCGCAGTATAGCAGTTCGTTGAAAGAGGAATTCACTTCTGCGATGTTTGCCGATGGGGGACGAATCGCGCCGACGAATTGCGATTTTGCGGCTCCTGATTTTAATCCGAGTACGATAATGTCGAAGGCGATTAGTAATGGGGCGGATGGACTGTTGCTCGTTCCTAGTGTCAATCGGCTGAATGTCGCGATCGCGCTAGCTAAAGAAAATCAGCGCCGTTTGGCTTTGTTCGGCAGTTCTGCCCTGTATACCTTTGAGACGTTGAAACAAGGACAGGCCAACGCGAATGGCATGGTTTTAGCCGTTCCCTGGAATCCCGAAGCCTTTCCGGGCAATCCCTTCACCGAGCGAGCGACGCGACTGTGGGGAGGGCAGGTGAATTGGCGCAGTGCTTTGGCTTACGATGCGATGCAGGCAATTATTGCCGGGTTAAAGCAGGGAGGAACGAGTCGCGAGGGTTTAAAAAACGCGATCGCATCCCCCGATTTTTCGGCGCAGGGGGCCACCGGAGCGATTCAATTTCTTCCCTCGGGCGATCGCAACGGTGCAGCAATTTTAGTCGAAGTCAAACCGGGGAGTAAATCGGGGACGGGTTATGATTTTGTTCCCCTACCGCCGTCTTAA
- the gshA gene encoding glutamate--cysteine ligase, giving the protein MLLSKGFEIEIYTGTRQGEIVGLSDRIVQNLKGPFVREPDSRNVEYTTAPFSCYDRLLCAILRPRQQLRAYLQRIGDYTLIPGSTLSLGGSDRFWRSDPNNPYHTYIEQTYHTKVVTASIHINIGISNPEDLIRACRLVRLEAPLYLALSASSPFLDSQPTGYHSTRWGVFPKTPTEVPLFESHAHFIRWTEEQLKLGTMQNVRHLWSSVRPNGDRRPYNLNRLELRICDLVTDPIALLAITALLEARLIQMLADPNLDPLELSPYTPAELAALSDRNEDAAARYSLDAPLQHWQDNRTLLARDWIAQLYEQVYPVAKQRGFSCFLSPLQKILREGNTAQKWLGQHQAGLTPQQVLVQAIQAAEEREKELENKLLCESIAP; this is encoded by the coding sequence GTGCTGCTATCCAAAGGCTTTGAAATCGAAATCTACACCGGGACTCGTCAAGGCGAGATTGTCGGCCTCTCGGATCGGATCGTCCAAAATTTAAAAGGTCCCTTCGTGCGCGAACCCGACAGTCGCAACGTCGAATATACGACCGCACCCTTCTCCTGTTACGATCGCCTGTTGTGTGCTATCCTTCGTCCCCGCCAGCAACTTAGGGCTTACCTCCAGCGCATCGGCGACTATACCCTCATTCCCGGCAGTACGCTTTCCCTAGGCGGGAGCGATCGCTTTTGGCGCTCCGACCCCAACAACCCTTACCATACCTACATCGAGCAAACCTATCATACCAAAGTCGTTACTGCCAGCATTCATATTAATATCGGCATCAGCAACCCCGAAGATTTGATCCGCGCTTGTCGTCTCGTGCGCCTTGAAGCCCCGCTCTACCTGGCTCTGAGCGCTTCCTCTCCCTTCCTCGACAGCCAACCCACCGGCTACCATTCCACCCGCTGGGGAGTCTTCCCGAAAACTCCTACCGAAGTTCCCCTCTTTGAAAGTCACGCCCACTTCATTCGCTGGACGGAAGAACAGTTAAAATTGGGGACGATGCAGAATGTGCGCCATCTTTGGTCTTCGGTACGTCCGAACGGCGATCGCCGCCCCTACAACCTCAATCGCTTGGAACTGCGCATCTGCGATCTTGTGACCGATCCGATCGCGCTCCTGGCGATTACCGCTCTGTTGGAAGCACGCCTGATTCAAATGCTCGCAGATCCAAATCTCGATCCGCTCGAGCTCAGTCCCTATACTCCAGCCGAACTGGCTGCCCTCAGCGATCGCAACGAGGATGCAGCCGCTCGCTATAGCTTGGATGCCCCCCTGCAACACTGGCAGGACAACCGCACTCTTCTGGCGCGCGACTGGATTGCTCAATTGTACGAACAAGTGTATCCCGTTGCCAAACAGCGCGGTTTTAGCTGTTTTCTCTCTCCGTTGCAAAAAATTCTTCGCGAGGGAAATACCGCGCAAAAATGGTTGGGACAGCATCAAGCCGGTTTAACCCCCCAGCAAGTTCTCGTACAAGCCATCCAAGCGGCGGAAGAGCGAGAGAAAGAACTTGAAAATAAATTATTGTGCGAATCGATTGCCCCCTGA
- a CDS encoding tRNA (cytidine(34)-2'-O)-methyltransferase → MKPAHQLSPPQDNQLRIVLVEPLIPPNTGNVARTCAATDTALHLVGPLGFEISDRHLKRAGLDYWPYVKLHVHENIDEFYTFQQARGGRLIGFSTTGASNYAQFQFQTDDWLLFGSETRGLSSEILRACQATVYIPMSQKNVRSLNLSVSAALGLFEARRQLNHFSSIHPNF, encoded by the coding sequence GTGAAACCAGCCCATCAACTTAGCCCCCCCCAAGACAATCAACTGCGGATCGTTCTCGTCGAACCGTTGATTCCCCCAAATACGGGAAATGTCGCTCGGACTTGTGCGGCGACGGATACAGCGTTGCATTTAGTCGGCCCTTTGGGGTTTGAAATTAGCGATCGCCATCTCAAACGCGCTGGATTGGACTACTGGCCTTATGTCAAACTGCACGTCCACGAGAATATCGACGAATTTTACACCTTCCAACAAGCTCGAGGTGGGCGACTGATTGGTTTTAGTACGACGGGAGCCAGTAATTACGCGCAATTTCAATTCCAAACTGATGATTGGTTGCTTTTTGGCAGCGAAACCCGAGGTTTATCTTCCGAAATTTTACGGGCTTGTCAGGCCACAGTTTATATTCCGATGTCGCAAAAAAATGTCCGCAGTCTTAATCTTTCCGTGAGCGCTGCCCTCGGGCTGTTTGAAGCCAGACGACAACTCAACCACTTCTCTTCAATTCATCCGAATTTTTGA
- a CDS encoding peptidoglycan DD-metalloendopeptidase family protein has protein sequence MKRSLTPKVQLVPPCQTDPIDLSLLLANGAAATVKPIANEGRRVRPSTLLSLAAISMGATAGVLFPHATDKANAAEATLPQGPLPAEATNNPYQAVSQTEVPQAVASLDESQALAAERLNEIQTKVPAAVSTLARLPETTPTESSNASASFPAVVELKQGALSRPETALDSGTTVANKKHSKVVFAQLNEPAKNSEDLETSPTASTSVSSDPAIATPSANAESSASVQPRAILPTVPTEVARTPGFVDASANNEAISIPVPPPETELKGAEQPVLIPVPPSQTSVARAENSSRPVEAQSSSKASEPELIAPEAATASSPRGEVSYKVQSGDTIDAIALRYGVSRSEIVRLNGLENPHSLQIAQELRIPQPQSLRPNGERYETVIPGLEIVPRETPSAAAKTPQQLPAIVAENRPSTVVPTESAIASSPKPLESVRPQPTESIAVSTTSNAESQGGSTSEESTVVNASPNPYIERLKADIMRMREEYRTNNAANATVPTASRNTATLVADATPVPAVNPEWQDRSQRSESAETGANALQVYSVRVQDNRNPVAKSTQAVEANAIEPQTSTQIAIAPVPPVEYNPNTRPQTGIQVAPELPPLSPDRYLPDRPAQFNGYMWPAAGVLTSGYGPRWGRMHRGIDIAGPTGTPIFAAASGEVVSAGWNSGGYGNMVDIRHADGSVTRYAHNSKLLVRKGQWVEQGERISLMGSTGNSTGPHLHFEVHPGGGSAVNPIAYLPSR, from the coding sequence TTGAAACGCTCACTCACACCCAAAGTTCAACTCGTTCCCCCCTGCCAGACAGACCCGATCGATTTGTCTTTACTACTAGCCAATGGTGCTGCGGCAACCGTTAAACCGATCGCCAACGAAGGTCGTCGAGTCCGTCCTTCGACGTTACTCAGTTTAGCAGCAATTTCGATGGGCGCGACTGCGGGAGTTCTATTCCCTCATGCCACTGACAAAGCCAATGCAGCGGAAGCCACTCTTCCGCAAGGCCCCCTCCCCGCAGAAGCAACGAATAACCCTTATCAAGCCGTCTCCCAAACGGAAGTTCCTCAAGCCGTTGCTAGCTTAGATGAAAGTCAAGCCCTAGCTGCCGAGCGTCTTAATGAAATCCAAACCAAAGTTCCCGCAGCGGTTTCAACCTTAGCCCGTCTGCCAGAAACAACCCCGACCGAGAGTTCTAACGCCAGTGCCTCTTTTCCGGCTGTCGTCGAACTCAAGCAAGGAGCCTTAAGCCGACCTGAAACAGCCCTCGATTCAGGAACGACCGTCGCCAATAAAAAACACAGTAAAGTCGTTTTCGCGCAACTCAACGAACCCGCGAAAAACAGTGAAGATTTAGAAACATCACCGACTGCATCTACTTCTGTATCCTCCGATCCCGCGATCGCAACTCCCTCAGCCAACGCGGAGTCCTCAGCGAGCGTGCAACCTCGAGCCATTCTCCCCACCGTACCAACAGAAGTTGCTAGAACGCCGGGGTTTGTGGATGCTAGTGCGAATAACGAAGCCATTTCTATCCCCGTACCGCCACCCGAAACGGAGTTGAAGGGAGCCGAACAGCCGGTTTTGATTCCCGTACCGCCGTCGCAAACCAGCGTCGCTCGCGCGGAAAATTCCTCCCGACCGGTTGAAGCTCAATCCTCCTCCAAGGCCTCCGAACCCGAACTGATTGCGCCGGAAGCCGCCACCGCTAGCAGCCCTCGCGGTGAAGTCAGCTACAAAGTCCAATCGGGCGATACGATTGATGCCATTGCTTTACGCTACGGCGTATCTCGCTCCGAAATCGTTCGACTCAACGGTTTGGAGAATCCGCACTCCCTTCAAATCGCTCAAGAACTCAGAATCCCTCAGCCGCAATCGCTGCGTCCGAATGGAGAACGCTACGAGACAGTCATTCCCGGTCTCGAGATCGTACCGCGCGAAACGCCGAGTGCTGCGGCTAAGACCCCTCAGCAACTTCCCGCAATTGTGGCGGAAAATCGTCCCAGTACGGTAGTTCCGACCGAATCCGCCATTGCCTCTAGCCCCAAACCGCTAGAGTCGGTTCGCCCCCAGCCAACCGAATCCATTGCTGTTTCGACAACCTCCAATGCGGAATCCCAAGGCGGCAGCACTTCAGAAGAAAGCACCGTCGTCAATGCTTCGCCCAACCCTTACATCGAGCGATTAAAAGCCGATATTATGCGGATGCGCGAAGAATACCGCACGAATAACGCAGCGAACGCTACCGTCCCTACCGCGAGTCGCAATACCGCCACCCTTGTTGCCGATGCAACTCCGGTTCCCGCTGTTAACCCCGAATGGCAAGATCGCTCTCAGCGCTCGGAGAGTGCCGAGACGGGCGCTAATGCCCTCCAAGTTTACAGCGTTCGGGTTCAAGACAATCGCAATCCGGTAGCTAAAAGCACGCAAGCGGTAGAAGCTAACGCCATCGAGCCGCAAACTTCCACCCAGATTGCGATCGCGCCGGTTCCCCCCGTCGAGTACAACCCCAACACTCGCCCCCAAACCGGAATCCAGGTTGCACCGGAATTACCGCCCCTCTCCCCGGATCGCTATTTACCCGATAGACCGGCTCAATTTAACGGCTATATGTGGCCGGCAGCCGGTGTACTGACTTCGGGTTACGGTCCCCGTTGGGGTCGGATGCACCGAGGGATCGATATTGCCGGCCCGACCGGAACCCCCATTTTCGCGGCGGCAAGCGGCGAAGTCGTAAGCGCAGGCTGGAATTCTGGCGGCTACGGCAACATGGTCGATATCCGTCACGCCGACGGCAGCGTGACCCGTTATGCCCACAACAGCAAACTCCTCGTCCGCAAAGGACAATGGGTCGAGCAGGGCGAGCGCATCTCCTTAATGGGCAGTACCGGTAATAGTACCGGTCCTCACCTGCACTTTGAAGTCCACCCCGGTGGTGGTAGTGCGGTGAACCCCATCGCTTACCTGCCTTCTCGTTAG
- a CDS encoding M48 family metallopeptidase, whose protein sequence is MLTNLLHRTTVLALCALTVSPYASLPALAKEDSSPAPTSELPQEAKFATVYEEAKAKLPEDLYILYRIVERMARANNLDEYPWRVSIGEADEMDAYATEENLMVISFGLLDRMAGDVSALACVVGHEMAHHINKHSAVFTARASEWREGLDSDNQEDVQKYEEQSAELRRAQELEADAWGYRYATSAGFDASGCERGFNLLSRLPDSLRDSDSHPAVPKRLEALKTLMAGEPPQTLATKGESFLKATTPLSYEMIDQEGRKWLRINSERGGSFQQDWERLFPEDASKK, encoded by the coding sequence GTGCTAACTAATCTCTTACACCGCACTACTGTTTTAGCCTTATGCGCTTTAACCGTTTCGCCTTATGCAAGCTTACCGGCTTTAGCAAAAGAGGATTCTTCCCCCGCGCCTACATCCGAATTACCCCAAGAAGCGAAGTTTGCAACGGTTTATGAGGAAGCAAAAGCTAAGCTACCCGAAGACCTTTACATTCTCTATCGCATCGTGGAACGGATGGCACGGGCAAATAATCTCGATGAGTATCCTTGGCGCGTCTCCATCGGCGAAGCCGACGAGATGGATGCCTACGCCACTGAAGAAAATTTGATGGTTATTTCCTTTGGCTTGCTCGATCGCATGGCGGGCGATGTTTCTGCCCTCGCTTGCGTTGTCGGTCACGAAATGGCTCACCATATTAACAAGCATTCAGCAGTTTTCACCGCTCGGGCTTCGGAATGGCGAGAAGGACTCGATAGCGATAATCAAGAGGACGTGCAAAAGTACGAGGAACAATCGGCAGAATTGCGGCGCGCGCAAGAACTCGAAGCGGATGCGTGGGGATATCGTTACGCGACGAGTGCGGGATTCGATGCCTCTGGATGCGAGCGCGGATTCAACCTCCTCTCCCGACTGCCCGATTCGCTGCGGGATAGCGATAGCCATCCTGCCGTTCCCAAACGCCTCGAAGCGCTCAAAACCTTAATGGCTGGAGAACCTCCCCAAACGTTAGCAACCAAAGGCGAATCGTTCCTGAAAGCAACAACCCCGCTTTCTTACGAAATGATTGACCAAGAAGGGCGAAAGTGGTTGCGAATCAATTCCGAACGCGGCGGCAGTTTCCAACAGGACTGGGAGCGTCTATTTCCCGAAGATGCTTCCAAAAAATAG
- a CDS encoding cupin domain-containing protein — MKQANLDKLAEEAVSHNPEILKKVMLRSGEIPHLTHFARARFPIGSIAAAHAHTDICEVFFVEAGEGTIYINGIAHILSPGTCIAVEPNEIHEVVNSGRVELVLTYFGLQV, encoded by the coding sequence ATGAAACAAGCAAACCTCGATAAATTAGCTGAAGAAGCCGTTTCCCACAACCCAGAAATCCTCAAAAAAGTGATGTTGCGATCGGGCGAAATTCCTCACTTGACCCACTTTGCCCGAGCCCGCTTTCCGATCGGAAGTATAGCCGCCGCGCACGCTCATACGGATATCTGCGAAGTGTTTTTTGTCGAAGCCGGTGAGGGAACAATCTATATTAATGGTATAGCTCATATCCTTTCACCGGGAACTTGCATTGCCGTCGAACCCAATGAAATCCATGAAGTCGTTAACAGCGGTCGAGTGGAATTGGTTTTAACGTACTTTGGGCTGCAAGTTTAA
- a CDS encoding glycosyltransferase family 4 protein, producing the protein MKILLYSYNYYPEPIGIAPLMTDLAEGLVKRGHQVRVVTAVPWYPKSEIYEEYRGKLYVTEERNGVKIHRCYVRSSPKRSFLNRALFEISFASLSFIQALGGWRPDLLIFTVPGLPVGYPATLLSKIYGCPTILNLQDILPDAAVHVGLISGKKAIRVFEAIERFNYRAADKITVIAEGFRDNLLAKGVPADKIVLIPNWVDTNFIKPLPRDENEFRRQNNLEGKFVVLYSGNIALTQGLETVIDAAKYLADYPEIAIVIVGEEKALARLEDYCQQQGATNVTLRPFQPREKLPEMLAAADVGLVVQKKNVIAFNMPSKIQVLLASGRAIIASVPATGTAAKAIATSGGGLVVAPEDPKALAEAILELYQDPERSRTLGEKSRQHALENYAFEEALDRYEQLFARMVKS; encoded by the coding sequence ATGAAAATTCTGCTCTATTCCTACAACTATTACCCCGAACCGATTGGCATTGCCCCTTTAATGACCGATCTTGCAGAAGGGCTAGTCAAGCGGGGGCATCAGGTGCGCGTCGTTACCGCAGTGCCTTGGTATCCTAAGAGCGAAATTTATGAGGAATATCGCGGCAAACTCTATGTCACTGAAGAGCGTAACGGTGTAAAAATTCATCGCTGCTACGTCCGTTCTAGCCCGAAGCGCAGTTTCCTCAACCGCGCCCTCTTTGAAATCAGTTTTGCAAGTTTGAGTTTTATCCAAGCCTTGGGGGGTTGGCGGCCGGATCTACTCATTTTCACGGTTCCGGGATTGCCGGTGGGCTACCCCGCAACGTTGTTGAGCAAGATTTACGGCTGTCCGACGATCTTAAACCTCCAAGATATTTTGCCGGATGCAGCCGTTCATGTGGGGTTAATTAGCGGTAAAAAGGCGATTCGGGTTTTTGAAGCGATCGAACGGTTTAATTATCGCGCAGCCGATAAAATTACCGTCATTGCAGAAGGATTCCGCGATAACCTCCTAGCTAAGGGCGTACCCGCCGATAAAATCGTCCTCATTCCCAATTGGGTGGATACGAACTTTATTAAACCGCTGCCGCGAGATGAGAATGAGTTTCGCCGCCAAAACAACCTCGAAGGTAAGTTTGTCGTCCTCTATTCGGGGAACATCGCGCTAACGCAAGGTTTGGAAACGGTTATCGATGCAGCCAAGTACCTTGCGGATTATCCGGAGATTGCAATTGTTATTGTCGGCGAGGAAAAAGCCCTAGCCAGACTTGAAGACTATTGCCAGCAACAAGGCGCGACGAATGTAACGTTGCGCCCGTTCCAACCGCGCGAAAAACTTCCTGAAATGCTAGCGGCTGCTGATGTCGGGTTAGTCGTGCAGAAGAAAAATGTTATTGCTTTTAATATGCCCTCAAAAATTCAGGTGTTGTTGGCGAGTGGGCGGGCGATTATTGCTTCGGTTCCGGCGACGGGAACGGCGGCAAAAGCGATCGCAACTTCCGGCGGCGGTTTAGTGGTAGCGCCTGAAGATCCCAAGGCGTTAGCCGAAGCGATTTTGGAGTTATACCAGGATCCCGAGCGATCGCGAACTTTGGGTGAAAAGAGTCGCCAGCACGCCCTGGAAAACTATGCCTTTGAAGAAGCGCTCGATCGCTACGAACAATTATTTGCTCGCATGGTGAAGTCTTGA
- the fabG gene encoding 3-oxoacyl-[acyl-carrier-protein] reductase translates to MNVLPEHLQNLKEKVALVTGASRGIGRAIALALAAEGAKVAVNYARGSEAAEKVVAEITEAGGDAIALQADLSIAEEAERLIEQTHKHYGRIDVLVNNAGITRDTLLLRMKLEDWQAVINLNLTGVFICTKAFSKIALKQRSGRIINIASVAGQMGNPGQANYSAAKAGVIGFTKTAAKEFASRGITVNAVAPGFIETDMTHDLKADDILKYIPAGRYGKPEEVAGLVRFLAADPAAAYITGQVFNVDGGMVMA, encoded by the coding sequence ATGAACGTTTTGCCAGAACATTTACAAAATTTGAAAGAAAAAGTCGCGCTCGTCACGGGAGCTTCGAGAGGAATTGGACGCGCGATCGCGTTAGCCCTCGCCGCCGAAGGTGCAAAAGTCGCCGTTAACTACGCCCGAGGCAGCGAAGCAGCAGAAAAAGTCGTCGCGGAAATTACCGAAGCTGGAGGCGACGCGATCGCATTACAAGCCGATCTTTCTATCGCCGAAGAAGCCGAACGCTTAATCGAACAAACGCACAAACACTACGGTCGCATTGACGTACTTGTCAACAATGCCGGGATTACCCGCGATACCCTGCTTTTGCGGATGAAACTCGAAGATTGGCAAGCCGTGATCAATTTAAACCTCACGGGCGTTTTCATCTGCACCAAAGCTTTTAGTAAAATCGCCCTCAAACAGCGCAGCGGCAGAATTATCAACATCGCCTCCGTTGCCGGACAAATGGGCAATCCCGGTCAAGCCAACTATAGCGCCGCTAAAGCTGGAGTTATCGGCTTCACCAAAACCGCAGCTAAAGAATTCGCCAGCCGAGGAATTACCGTCAACGCCGTCGCGCCGGGATTCATCGAAACCGACATGACACACGACCTCAAAGCCGACGACATCCTCAAATATATCCCCGCCGGACGCTACGGCAAACCCGAAGAAGTAGCGGGTCTGGTACGTTTTCTCGCCGCAGATCCGGCTGCTGCTTACATTACCGGACAAGTCTTTAACGTTGATGGCGGGATGGTGATGGCTTAA
- the trxA gene encoding thioredoxin yields MAVKKQFSSFAELLANAEVPVLVDFYATWCGPCQMMAPILEQVNAQMNNQLQIVKIDTDKYPRLATQYQIQALPTLVLFRNGQPVDRIEGVLQAPDLVQRLRSLM; encoded by the coding sequence ATGGCTGTTAAAAAGCAATTTTCCAGTTTTGCCGAACTGCTCGCTAACGCTGAAGTCCCCGTTCTGGTTGATTTTTATGCGACTTGGTGCGGCCCGTGTCAAATGATGGCTCCCATTCTCGAGCAGGTGAACGCGCAAATGAACAATCAATTGCAGATTGTCAAGATCGACACTGATAAATACCCGCGCCTCGCAACGCAATACCAGATTCAAGCATTGCCGACGCTCGTTTTGTTCCGAAACGGTCAGCCCGTCGATCGCATTGAAGGCGTTCTGCAAGCGCCCGATTTAGTTCAGCGCTTGCGTTCTTTGATGTAG
- a CDS encoding DUF6335 family protein, with translation MNQSSDRNINADNDPDIIAESRLEMVELLGVSEAALGNEDDLTGGDIDDNSYLAEVSGEEAIGGSAPTPDQSNVDENAHAVGVELSDSETIRMRDKLEARDEHRWELDPDSSEDEEDE, from the coding sequence ATGAATCAGAGCAGCGATCGCAACATTAACGCCGATAACGATCCAGACATCATCGCCGAGAGCCGTCTTGAAATGGTCGAACTGCTCGGAGTCTCCGAAGCAGCGTTAGGGAACGAAGACGACCTGACCGGCGGCGATATTGATGACAATTCTTACTTAGCTGAAGTTTCGGGCGAAGAAGCAATCGGCGGTTCTGCTCCTACGCCCGACCAGAGTAACGTCGATGAAAACGCTCATGCGGTCGGCGTAGAACTCTCCGACTCCGAGACAATCAGGATGAGGGACAAACTCGAAGCCCGCGACGAGCATCGTTGGGAACTCGACCCGGATTCGAGCGAAGATGAGGAAGACGAATAA
- a CDS encoding S-layer homology domain-containing protein gives MIDNLHRSLPPIALISATLCLVCASPSPAAAGFPDVPADYWASPFIEVLNQQGIVTGYLDGTYRPQKALNRDEFAAIIRQAFNREPIRNIESGSSFQDVPKGYWAAAPIEEAYQTGFMKSLANNTFKPKTEITKSEALVALAEGLNLTYANTAAAPPGVPAPIAAPPAAVVPQKRRRVAKNNLAFPLAMTALMQSFIRPAVAAVPPRPVPQATPKAAVLNAAPRPPVTAREYLEKHYEDADKVPAEAVNAVAAVTQAGISVNHPDVRRLEPAGILDRGTAAALIHQALVSKSKLPPLDANNPAKQYVVKTP, from the coding sequence ATGATTGACAATTTACACCGTTCCCTACCCCCCATCGCCTTAATCAGCGCAACGCTTTGTCTCGTCTGTGCTTCCCCCAGTCCAGCAGCGGCTGGATTTCCCGACGTACCCGCCGATTACTGGGCAAGTCCGTTTATTGAAGTCCTCAATCAACAGGGCATTGTAACCGGCTACCTCGATGGAACTTACAGACCCCAAAAAGCCCTCAATCGCGATGAGTTCGCGGCGATTATTCGTCAAGCCTTCAATCGCGAGCCGATCCGAAATATCGAAAGCGGCAGTTCTTTTCAAGATGTCCCGAAAGGCTATTGGGCGGCTGCGCCAATTGAAGAAGCCTATCAAACCGGTTTTATGAAAAGCTTGGCCAACAATACCTTTAAGCCCAAAACTGAGATAACCAAATCAGAAGCGCTAGTGGCTTTAGCTGAAGGTCTGAATTTGACTTACGCAAATACTGCCGCTGCACCACCGGGCGTACCCGCTCCCATCGCTGCCCCTCCTGCTGCCGTTGTTCCCCAGAAGCGGCGGCGTGTTGCTAAAAATAATCTGGCGTTTCCTTTGGCGATGACAGCGCTGATGCAGTCTTTCATTCGCCCTGCTGTTGCCGCTGTCCCACCGCGGCCAGTCCCTCAAGCTACGCCGAAAGCGGCTGTCCTCAATGCTGCTCCTCGCCCGCCCGTTACGGCACGGGAATATTTGGAAAAACATTACGAAGATGCCGATAAAGTTCCCGCAGAGGCGGTCAATGCAGTGGCAGCCGTAACGCAGGCCGGAATTTCGGTCAATCATCCCGATGTAAGACGATTGGAACCGGCAGGAATTCTCGATCGCGGCACGGCGGCTGCTTTAATCCATCAAGCCCTTGTTTCTAAAAGTAAGTTGCCACCTCTGGATGCTAATAATCCTGCTAAACAGTACGTGGTGAAAACGCCCTAA